In one window of Leptospira hartskeerlii DNA:
- a CDS encoding transposase, with product MHKQHDSNRVLTPHNTSFYTAITKKVLSDFYPKYCKNCDAAMDKEVTTRPDVIRCKVCHYQASRLSYTPLHHFKLPLWMFGFVFYESLVQYPKVLTATEISLRLRISGKAASLLKRRFQLFCSQQLPVYKKLAYNDLANQFRDFVLSEENIDITAEMANRPYVCADTAVLYSASERANKGRKRYRHGGATASIYLSEKLGGKQVGALVQTIAVKGGPAFFSSVPNQKADTLGPIIKEHLPVTTPLFTDQGYPWLWGIYKNHRSVNHNAKSAEGRYRWARNRWSKNGVHNQVAEGNQRLLKTAFASYGYIRPQNSTLYLNEFSFIKNARVFGLDVLVPTSTQAPQAAPVRIGAKGYLPQHIIQQLP from the coding sequence ATCCACAAGCAACATGATTCAAATCGCGTTCTGACTCCACATAACACTAGCTTCTATACGGCTATAACCAAAAAGGTTTTGTCCGACTTCTATCCAAAATACTGCAAGAATTGTGATGCTGCAATGGACAAAGAAGTTACGACGAGGCCTGACGTTATTCGATGCAAGGTCTGTCATTACCAGGCTTCACGTCTTAGCTACACTCCCCTTCATCATTTCAAATTGCCGTTATGGATGTTCGGATTTGTATTCTATGAATCGCTCGTTCAATATCCAAAAGTTCTGACTGCTACCGAAATCAGTTTGCGCTTACGTATTAGTGGGAAGGCTGCATCTCTTCTCAAGCGACGGTTTCAGCTATTCTGTTCTCAGCAACTTCCTGTTTATAAGAAGTTGGCTTACAATGATTTGGCTAATCAGTTCCGCGACTTCGTGTTATCTGAGGAGAATATCGATATTACTGCTGAAATGGCGAATCGGCCGTATGTATGCGCCGATACAGCCGTTTTGTATTCTGCGAGTGAGCGCGCGAATAAAGGTCGTAAACGATATCGTCATGGCGGTGCTACTGCTTCTATCTATCTTTCTGAGAAGCTGGGAGGTAAGCAGGTAGGGGCTCTTGTTCAGACTATTGCTGTTAAAGGTGGCCCTGCATTCTTCTCTTCTGTTCCCAATCAGAAAGCAGATACACTGGGACCTATTATTAAAGAACATCTTCCGGTTACTACCCCGCTATTCACCGACCAAGGATATCCGTGGCTCTGGGGTATTTACAAGAATCATAGATCTGTGAATCACAATGCGAAGTCTGCAGAAGGTCGATATCGCTGGGCTCGTAATCGTTGGAGCAAAAATGGAGTTCATAACCAAGTCGCCGAAGGCAATCAGCGTCTTCTCAAAACTGCATTCGCATCTTACGGATACATTCGTCCGCAAAATTCTACACTCTATTTGAATGAGTTCTCTTTTATTAAGAATGCTCGAGTCTTTGGACTCGATGTGTTGGTGCCGACTTCTACTCAAGCGCCGCAAGCGGCGCCTGTGAGGATTGGTGCGAAGGGATACTTACCTCAACACATCATTCAGCAGCTTCCCTAA
- a CDS encoding flagellar hook-basal body protein → MLRGMYTGSNGMIVQQTRMDVISNNLANVDKTAFKRDTTLFKTFPELLIHRFSEDGVGKVPMGSFDTAPVVGKLGLGAEVNEIYTRFEQGAVKKTDNPFDMMLQDRPGTEHPAFFSVLTNRGERLSRSGAFVLDTNGYLVTPQGFPLMGENGPIKVARGNFLIKENGEVWINGEIGNDPRNSVGADKNRFETPVLLDRIKIRTVENPRHLDKEGDSFYNDTPESGEPRPFLLEEEPNLLQGYLEASNVSVVTEMVEMIEVNRSYEANQKTVQTQDQMLGKLLNDVLR, encoded by the coding sequence ATGTTAAGAGGAATGTACACCGGATCCAATGGGATGATCGTGCAGCAAACGCGCATGGACGTTATCTCCAATAATCTTGCGAACGTGGACAAGACGGCATTCAAAAGGGACACAACGTTGTTCAAAACTTTCCCTGAACTTTTGATCCATAGATTCAGTGAGGACGGAGTTGGCAAGGTTCCAATGGGCTCCTTCGATACTGCTCCTGTGGTCGGCAAACTCGGGTTAGGCGCCGAGGTGAATGAAATTTATACAAGATTCGAACAGGGTGCCGTGAAGAAGACAGACAATCCTTTCGACATGATGCTGCAAGATAGGCCTGGCACGGAACATCCGGCGTTCTTTAGTGTTTTGACAAATAGAGGTGAAAGACTTTCCCGCTCAGGTGCTTTCGTTTTGGATACGAACGGTTACTTGGTGACTCCTCAAGGTTTTCCTTTGATGGGGGAGAATGGCCCGATCAAAGTCGCTCGTGGAAATTTTTTGATCAAAGAAAACGGTGAAGTTTGGATCAATGGTGAGATCGGTAATGATCCCCGTAATTCCGTTGGAGCCGATAAGAATAGATTCGAAACTCCTGTTCTTTTGGACCGTATCAAGATCCGCACCGTGGAAAATCCTCGCCACTTGGACAAAGAAGGGGACTCTTTCTATAACGATACGCCCGAGTCAGGCGAACCAAGACCTTTTCTCTTGGAAGAAGAACCGAATCTTCTCCAAGGTTATTTAGAAGCTTCTAATGTTAGTGTTGTGACTGAAATGGTGGAAATGATAGAAGTGAACCGTTCTTATGAGGCGAATCAGAAAACTGTTCAGACGCAAGATCAGATGTTAGGGAAGCTGCTGAATGATGTGTTGAGGTAA